DNA sequence from the Poecilia reticulata strain Guanapo linkage group LG19, Guppy_female_1.0+MT, whole genome shotgun sequence genome:
gaaataaagttatgATGAAATCAACTAGGATCATTCACATCCTATCCTTGTTCTTATCCCTAACCTATTTCACTAAATTCACTGAGCGAGGCTTTTGGGGAAAGCAGGTCGACTCATACCTGATGGTCCTTGTTCTCGGCAGCTGTAATCTGTTAGATGTCCTTGGACAGAGTCCTTGTCCAGCCGGAGCAAGGTCCTCTTTAATGAAGAGAAGCGGAGAGAAGACTCACGCTTTCCATTAAACGTGCAGACTCTTTATCTTTAAAAGACCTCCGTCCCTTTTCCAAGTCGGCTGCGATGATTTTAGAGAGCGTTGGGTAGAAGCAGAGGAATGCCAaactctgtccgtctctctcaaagtttcccttttttagttctcagtgtcagcattagggaaagataggctagattattgattttacttatttgattatttctgctagtGAATGaagctgtactgacccttgcaaaattgccttactaataaaataattagcatttaagaaaatctaaaagatgttgtggacattcaattaatgagtcaccttaaagttctttgatggttgtgaaatagctatgaagtttgattctgggaggaaaaagtagaaatgttttataggttgcttttagccaaaactaaaataatgaccttggGACTTAACTCTAAGTCACTAAATTTAATCTAGCCGTTAACAAGTGCCGTTATTTTAGgagaggagctaccgttaacaggagtggttgtaggggttatgtcgctgtgagggctactcagcgGATTGCYCCYCAACTGTAAaaggtcataacttctggaYcgaaggtagtcagagctagacgagtcctttccgacYCCAGTTTAAACAGATWATTCWCCACAAACTATBGCTAGGGTAAGACCCGAGTTTCTGgggattttccggacctgttagacagagaactgggcagtagtgagtccgaAGGGTTGTGAGGAgtaggcgggacttactattgggtagtaacagacacACTTCAGATTGTagctttttaagttttataccCCCAAACGTTTCCTTTTCCAATTAATTATGCAGAATAAATGTCTCATTAAAGGcaaggaattatttattgcaGCCCTACCTCAAAAAGCCACCATTTTAACAGCGGTGTGTACACTTTGGACAGACACTGTACTTTTCCTTCTTCATTATTCTTCAAACCATCTAATTGAAAACTAGAGAAGCAGAGATAAGTGACAGACTGTAGGACATGTTTTGGAAAGCTGGCACCGTGGGGGCAGAGCCAGTCCTGTGTTTATTTAAAGGATTTCCTTTTTTCTAAACTGTGTGGCTGCTGTGTTGCCTTTGTTTTAGCGCGACAAAATCAAAGGGCTCCTTTtggttttgtatattttttccttcacatttcACTTGGGCAAGCCTATTGTAGACTGGACGTAATGTTTGCCAGGGCTCTGAGAAACCTTTTCTAAATGTCTCTTCAAGTCAAACTGTTGGGTTGGAGTTTTAAGCGCTGACAGGTTGACGCAATGCGAAAATCAAAGAGTCAGAATTATAAATGGAGTtaaggaaaaccatttattatttctatttgttcaatgggacaaaaaaaatctgtaaattaaaTTTCAGTTCCTTACATGCAGGATGGTCAGGGTTCTATTCTTGAGCTTCTTTGCTTTATCATCCATAAACGACAACAAACACGAGGCAGAACAAAACTCCTCAGTAGCTGCAATGTGGTTAAACTTGGTGAATATTCCATTAATGTTgaagaaacacaatttcacaattgtgaaattgcatttcttatttctgctaaataagaaatgtaataaaaatcacacatgaattaACCCGTTTTTGCAATATGTCTTTAAAAATCATGCCTGGCCATAATCCTCCTACCATTTCCTGTCGTCTTCTCCGCCTGTAGTAatatctggttgttgatcacatgactcgtgtgatgcagaaagtgtttcatttgctgttttgtgaaataaactagTTTTGATACAGCCAGAACTTCTGAtggaaaaacgttttttttttttttttttatttgccatgtttcaattaagcagatttattttcataactCCAGTTTGTGCAATTTTACGGTCGATGGAAACACAGCTCAACTTTGTCTGATAATTagatttgtttgatgatctgacaCATTTAGGTagtggtaataaaaaaaaaaatcacaagaatgttttttctcttataGAGTAAAAAGGAGTGCTTTTTCACAGGACTGTATGTTCTTTGCTGTCACAGAGATGAAAATATCTACagtatttctccttttttccttctctttaaCTGGGCTCTTGGCAAAACAAGCACAGCTCTGCAAATTTATAGGCCAACTGACTTGGAGTGTATTTTTAAACCGGCCGGACTTGGAGgacaatgaaaaatgtttgtgaacTCGTGAAGCCGGCACGGTCAGCTGGCTGCTTTGTCTTGTAGTTGGAAGCAGATTGGGTTTGGGGGGATTGGTGGGCCCTCGTACTCAGACAGGAACCAGGAGGAAGAGACTCAGCCAAGACCGGCCGACTGCTGGACAGTGAGTCGGTGATTTTACTCCTCCGTCCTGTGATCTTCCCCTCCCAAggcctttcatttgatttttgttttagctccGAAGTCAGTGTAGCTATGGATTATCGTGACCACACAGGAACCGTTGGACATAGACAAAGTGTTTACTACATGCTGTGTTTTTATGGACCGGAAGGAGGACGTACAcgagacacacacgcacacacacacacacacacacacacaacctctTTGGATTTAACAATAGGTTGTGTCTTTCCTctgacatcatttttttttttttatttaatatgaattattctttttttgtgtgtgaactTCACCCACAAAAAACATGAGACTATCAGGGATAAAATGACTtcttaaaatgtacattaaaaaaagagtaatttaAACGGCTCTTTGAAGTGAACCGACTGAAGATTCCGTGGCGTcattaatcaaacaaaaaaaaaaactgtgttttttgatCACATGTAGTCGctatatataaattattataattacttAAGAATTGtatcacttttatgttttagcaaTATTTgaagatgatttattttgtattaagtGATACTGACTACTTTTTGTCTGGAACTAGGATATTTCTCTCCAAAGTTGGGAGACATTTTACCTTCACCAACCAACATCAACATACATGAAACTATGAAAAAATTACCCAAAACGCTTCTCCTACAAAGTTTTACTTGAATTCACCTTTATAGTctatttatttcacttctttATACACGTTggtccaagaaaaaaaatacaaaaaggcaCAAGCCTAAATGCAGGAATGTGGACCAGTGCCAAGGTCAGCGGAGGGCAGAGAGAGTGAAAAGCAATAGGTGGCACAGAGGCACAGTTCACACACATGGTTCTGGTTAGTAGACGCCCATTATGGACAATGTGGTTTGGAAGGAACTTTACTTTTCACAGTCTAAAGgcatttttaagacatttctaCTATCCACCAAAATGTCACTTATTTTATACAGAGAGAATACAAACATTGGGAAAAACACTCAACTCAACAACAAGCTTTTTCCTACAAACACCCAGAGAACAGTGTGTCCCATTTGTTATGCACAGTCATGCAACTCTGctttcttaattttattaacTGATGGTTTTGACATCAGTCTTTAGTTAGCCAGTACCGTCTATTCGGTGGCTTTATATGAAGTTAAACTGGTAAACAGTCATATGCTGGTTCAGTTCACGTTTGTTGACAGGAAATGAGCCGAAACTTCCCTTTTGAGATAAACTCTTTTAAGAGCCTCAGTATGCAGGCAGCAGAGCTCCAGCTGTGTGGACAAGTCCAGGGAAGATAGTGAAAGTCTTGAGGGGAGGGAAGGATCGGGTGCCTCTGCGTCTGGGTTTCAAGTTCACCGTTTAAAAATGCTtccccttttgtttttctcattcttGAGTCCAAAAGATCACTGAGTGGAAAATAGAGAGGATCCAattgttttcacacacacacagcgatGGAAAGTGGAAAAACAGGAGTTGCACAGATTTGTAGGACATGTTGTGACTTCTTGCTCTTGATCAGCAAAACCCCCTCACCGAGATTCGAATTAAACAGACATTCATACCAAACAGAATTCAAAATTCATGCGCATTACCTCAACAATCAGGTGTGCTTTTTCTTGTATCCACTTTAGTGTAACCCCAGTCCCATCTCTCATgagtgtataaatgtgtgtgtgtgccatgAACAGCCCGTTGAGTTGACATTGGCGCCAGATGAAAGTGCCTGCATGGTCTCGCATACTTGCCCATGGGGGGAAACGGGGGGCTAATTACTGGTTTGTCTCAACTCTGTGGTCAAAATAAATTGCTGGgggacaaacagaaacagactgaACCCAGATGCTTAGAGGGGGAATATCGCTGTGGACACATTAGAAGGAAATGATGTTTGAGAATGGATTAGTTCACAATCATGATGACATATGTCAGTAATTTTGTCActcattcagaaatgtttacttCATTCACTAgatgcatttccattacaaacatgAGCAAAACGTTGTCAACATTCcagtaatgtaaaaaataaaataaaattctgcaattgtgttgtttctgttatGCAATTATAAGTCACGTGAACAACTTGTACATGTTGTTCATGTGATGAACAACATGTTGATGGGTCATCAAAAAACATGCCgcgccatcatcctcccacTACTTCCTGCCATCTTCTTCTTGGTTTGTGCCAGCAGCAACATCCAGTTTTTGATCATGTGATtattgtgtgatgcaaaaagaaatgtttccattgcagttttccaaaatgaaaaaatttcAATATGGCAAAAAGATCCCCCACTTCAACTCACTCCTTTTGATGCTTCACTCTGGATGGTGACACTCTTCCCATCATGTCCAAGGGCAAACCTGGCCCAGTCGATTGTTTCCTTGCTCCGTGTCTCATGGCTGTTGGTAAGAGTCGGAACATTGATGGGCCACTAAATTGTgaacttattttttcttcagcacAAGAAATTAACATAACCACATACAAGACTCCATTGCTTCCTCCATCCTTCAGAACAAGACGGCAAAATACTTGGAACTCCTCTACTTGAAGAATGGACGGAACAATCCCTTTCCAATGGTCTCAAACTCAGAGGAACTGTCTCTCATCTGAAACATCCAAGGAATCATCAGCTTGACACGGTGGAGGGGTTTTGGTAATCCAGTGAGCATTCTTGTCAAAGGCCTTGTCTTCTCATGGAATGGGTCAGAGTAATTTCAGTTCATTGGTTTTGATGAATCTCAGACCACATCCATGGATGAGGCTCCCATAGGTTAAGGAGACTGGTTCATCTTAGTCCAGGTAGTGGAGACAAGGTGGTTGATGCGAGGGAATGTGGCCTGGGCCTGTTGATTCTAGGCTGCATAATCTGGATTTTGGGGATTTCAGATTAATGCCAGTTCATTTTATTGTAGCTTTTCAGAAGTATCTCCAAAGTGTATACTTTCGCAGATTCCAgtaaatttaaagtttcttaAGCTTAAGTCGTCTACCATGTTAGTTTGGGGTACACAGGACTTCACcacattaaatacaaatactcCGGTATAAAACAAacgaaagaaagcaaaaaaatgtcacattgtaTGTTGCTATCATATGAAGAAGGTATACAAAATATCTACAAAACCACATGTAGAAGTTTGTCGTATCTAAAAAAATACCCACTTATCTCCACCGCAAACCATTCtttacaaaacagcacaaaaacagagcaTAAATAGACAACAGTTTTTATACAAGGCACAGGTTTTTTAGTGGTTTGTGTTCCGTCtcaaagctgctgctcctcaAACAGTATCTGAGCGTACACAGTCCCGCTCCGAGATGCTTTCGCCTCTGGGATCGGCTTCACCAGATCCAGCTCCGCATATGTCAGATTCTCCTCCACTATCCTGGGCTGGGGATGAGATGGCGGTGAGGCAAGGGCGGAGGAAAACATAATGACGGAGGAGAGGGGAGTCAGCGGTGGGACGAGGAAgcatgagaagaagaaaaaaatccattataAAAAACTTAATTAGGCTAATTAAAGGGCTAAAGATGGTGTAGATTTACTAAGTGCATAACTTTTTTGGGTTGGGTAAATGTGAACATGCTCTCTGCAGCTGCCACCAACCAGGAGTTCTGGgtttaaaagcactttaaaacatatATAATCAAAAAACCACATCAtcacacattttatgggaaatTCTCACATTCATCTTCCACACCTTAAACTCCATGTTGGTCTCTTTTCATAGCATGTGGACTGTGTGACTGAATGTTTTACACCTAGATTGACCATATAAAGCTCTCCTCCAaacatgttggatttaaaaaaaacaacttaaaaacaagATTAGGAACTGAAAGCACAAACTCACCAGAACTACTTTCCTTGGTTGAGGTTTTAATAGTTTGGGTTTGCGAGTTTTGTCTTCGATGGGAGCTGCAAGGACAAAATCCAGATGAGTTCTGTGGAAAGCTGAATGTTCTGCTGTTGATCAATGGTGGACACACTTCCACTAATTCACTGTTGTGCTAACAGCGaagctaatgttttgttttgcacactTAGATTCCGCAAATTTTTTTTAGGGCTAAATTTTGCCACCCTTGACTGTTTTTATAAACTCTCAGTTTGATGAAGTTCGACATGTAGCTCATTTTCCATTTAGCGCTTAGCATTGTTGCTAACTTTAAAATCATTCAAtgcacttagcttcccctaaatttTTCAGAGCTAAATTCTGATGTACTTCTGTGTTGAGGGTGATATATTCTTCCAAACTTGCTTCTGTTCTTGTTAAAGCACCACATGTTTGTGTTTACCTTTAGCTGGTATCTCTGGTGGTTTCTCCTCCTGGTGGCTCctgctccttttctttctgtatcTCCTCTCCTTCTTAGGAAGAGCAGGAGAAACACTGACTACGCTGGTGACTGTCTCTCCTGAGCTGGAGTGAAACCAAGTAAATAGCgtactttagtttgtttttttcagttggttttcatttttaacaagagAGGAGTTCTGAAAGAAAGTGaagtgtaaaaaacaaacaaaacaaaaaaaaaaaacaaggaatccTACCTGTTCTGAGGGCTTTTAACCAAGTGGTACTGATCTGCAAAAATAtaacagattttagttttaacatTAGCAGGAGAACAGGAAGAGAACTGAATAAATGTTATTTCCTTAAAAGTACAATCTATTTCATTAAGAATTTATCTTATTGACTGCATAAATTAAGATGTAAAAGGAAAagcatacatgttttttttttatttagctttttaacaaagaaatgtgtaaaGATATGTTTCGAGGTAGAAATTTCTCTTTTGCAGAATGCTTCAAGCTCGGTCACGTGGGACGGAGAACATCTGCGAATATTCACTTTAGAGATTATGAAGTGGAACTTCTTTACTAATGAGGTGAATTCTGAAGGTAATTTTTTGCACTGCATTTTATCTAAGAGTATTGAAGTAAAAGGGGCTGAAAGCATTTGGAAAACACGGatccttttccttccatttcacgaTATCTTATGTTGGTATATCACAttaaataacccgcaaaatatgaaacaaaaagaagtgtTGCTGACCTTTTAGCCTCTGCTTCCTCTGTATGAACTGGCAGGTTATGGTCACAGTGAACATGCACATGCACAGCAGACCCACCGAGCAGATCAGCACTGCACACAGGTACacatctgaaacacacacacacacacacacacacattggttCAAAAAACATCATGTTCGTTAACTACAGgcaaaacaaagtaaagaaaataatgcaGTTATTCTGagctgctccttcagactgGGATATTTTCGCCTGCTCATGTTCTCCACAGACGTGGACACATCTGCTAAAAATACTACAACTCACCTTCAAACAAACTCCACAGGCTTTCTTTGGTCTCGGTGGTCGGTAGAACATGCACTGCACAGAAAGAGGGGAGAGAATAGAAACACGTGAGGTCTGTAGTCATcactgtggctttttttttcctctttttttttttgcagcttgaTTACACATAGGCTTGTTCTTTAAATAGAGCTAACTGTAGGAAGACATGGAGCCAAAGCTGACCTCCTCCCTTGTGTAAAAGCatctaaatgtttcacattcatGTCTTATTTCACTTTTCAGATCCCCGCCCCCCATCATGTCTGGATATGAGcataaaaaactgaatgcttATACCTgatgttgcatgtttttcatatttccctTTGGCCGCTTGAATTTTAGGATGCCATTTTTCAAGCTAGCTGccatttttgaactttttaaattatttatttgagtaaaatgttaCCCCCTTTAAAGACTTGGGTGATCTTTATGTCACATATTTTCTATTgcctttagaaatattttgtttggcCCCTGACCAAGTCCAAGAACCATGCAAATGTTTACAGCCTGCCGAccaattttaaagaaacattttaagtttgaCACATATGTCACTcattttcagctatttttacTCAAACAGTCCTGGACTGTTTGAGTTCAACTTTGCTAAATacagaaagtattttttcagAAAGAGTGACCCATATCCAGTTGTTGTTGCTAAGCCCAAGAAAAAAGTAGCAAACAATCCATCCAGAAAAATTAGAAAACTTTTAGTAACTGATTATTGTGAATTGGTATATTTTCAGATCGATATATTCAGATACCAATCTGAATATACCAGAATGGTACATTCCAGAATGGAATATACCAGAATGGTATATTCAGCAGTACTATGTAATGAGAGATCCAAATTCTTCAACAGTAGGTATgttcatttcattaaaatatttttttgtctttgattttaGGTCAAACAAATTCAATATAAATTTACTTCagaatttttgagaaaaatgttgaaaccaGTGGACTCTGAGTACGTTCAGTTTTGGACACATTTGGTTTAAGGCTTAAATTACTGCAGCCATGAGACGGGAAACGAGAAATCAATGACTATCTAATTGGCTGACTATTATTATTGAGTCTGCTAACTTCAAGTCACTCTAAGTCTTATTTACACCCcgaacatttcaaataaaaagccaCTGGTGATCCTCTTCTTCCTAATATGTTTCCCATGCTCAAAGTGAAGTTCCCTCTCCTCccctctgcacacacacacacacacacgcacgcacacacgcacgcacacacacacacacacacgcacacacacacacacacgcacacgcactcGCTCATTCCTCCACCCCATCCAACCACAGGAGTCTTAACATGGTGGTACTGTTGTCAAGCTAGTGGCAGGAAGCTTGTGAAGTGACACCCACTAGTACATCTCGAAATACCCACAACCACCAGCAGCTGACGACGGGCTGGCTCGCCATCTCGCCTACTGGAGACTTTCTCACAGGCCAGCTGGCAGACTGACGAACCAAACCTCGTGGCCGACATGTTACCAAGACGGCACGACATCATGAGGTGGACGTGAGCAGGAAAAGTCCGTCTGGAGAAATAGTAATGTCGTTTTCCCAAGTGACATTAATGACGGCTCACATTGTCCTCCCAACCTCTAcggatttcttttgtttttgcgtttgtttgtttttttggtacatttacatgtttcagataaaaaaaataataattttaaagataacttcattaaaaatgtgtttatttcattGTATTAAGGAAAACCACTTCCTACTTTATAGACCCTCTTTTTTGAGAATATCTGAAGtccattttatacattttatcaGTAATTGAAACACATTATGTAGactaattacacacagatgaaaACCTTTAATTATGACGAGTTTCTCATtggttaataaaaacatgcttaaaaTTTATACCCATAGAAaatctgtttctaaaaacagaaatgtgggcttaatgaaatGTTAATACCTGCTTAAGGTACTATCTGCTACTTAAAGTACTTCTAATCTGACGTGAAACTCATCAGGatgtatattctaatttattgaatacgACCGTACTAAATTTCCCAGTTCGGGACACACCACGGTTTTAACATTGTAATGGGTCGGTATGTTTACAACATGTTTTCAATGGCAAGCAAagtatttttcagatttctagaAATAGTTTGAACATGCTAAGTTTTAGAACAGCAAAGAGTGGCTTGTAAAGAACTGACTGGAGATTTAGTTTGGACTGGataaaatgctataaaaaaaaagtgtccataAGTGATTATCCTTAGAGAATTGAAAACAAAGACTCTAAAGCGTGTCGTAATACAGTCATTCACACGCCGATGGGGGTGAGGTACGTTGTAGCCACAGCTGTCCTGGGCCAGACTGACCGACGCTTTGACCACCAGCTGCAGGCAAGGCGGGTTacccaacaacaacacaatGACTGAGATGGATGGAGCCGGGATTTGAGGACGTACAGGAGGAACTCCTACCTCCCGAGCCTCCGTCACCCTTATGTGATATAGAATATTTGACAATACTAAATGTTGTCATCACTCTGAAGTCGTTTTAGTACACCCAATGTTTGAGTGTTTCCTGGACTCACCGTGAATGTCCAGCTGTTGGGGACTTCCCTCTTGAGTGGGAATCCTGCCCACATGTCTGCAGCTGTGTAGCATTTTAAGCTAGCTAAATGCTGTAGCAGGATTTGGACCTCAGCTAACCTTCCTCAGCGATCAGGCTCGAAACCtggtgatggactctgacctgaaccttcagagccacattaagacagtcacaaagtcggccttctatcacctgaagaacatctctaggattagaggactgatgtctcagcgcgatctagagaaactcatccatgcgtttatctttagccgcattgattactgcaacagcgtcttcacaggtctgactaataaatcaatcaaacagctgcagctgatccagaacgctgctgctcgggttctcactaaaaccaggaagatagagcacataacaccagttttaaagtccctacactggctccctgtagctcagagaatatactttaaaatactgttgttagtttataaatcactgaacggtttagcaccacaatacattcaagatttgttattgctgtaccaaccgtctagacccctcagatcttctggttctgctctgcatccccagaaccagaaccaaatgaggagaagcagcattcagtttctatgcaccacagatttggaacaaacttccagaaaactgcaaaacagctgaaacactgggtgtctttaaatctcaacttaaaacccacctgtttagagttgcttatggctgaTAAGCCATAAGCAACTTGCTTATGGCTGAtaagccataagcaactctaaacaggtgggttttaatgtCTTAGGTTTGAGAATCCTTGCAAGATGTCGCTCTTCTAAAACTCTGTTCGAG
Encoded proteins:
- the vstm4b gene encoding V-set and transmembrane domain-containing protein 4, with product MKISSLVFALLTRALFGDFCLAINATITPSPFTVAQEGQNITLTCVVSQRRRNTALPVVKWTFLPAGADRPEDELLIARVNMRKARFYGNYTKSFPWPKFKLTVVKQGKIFELLVQKVSEEDRGLYMCRVQEFKKHQDRWKASTNYTAATELRVHVLPTTETKESLWSLFEDVYLCAVLICSVGLLCMCMFTVTITCQFIQRKQRLKDQYHLVKSPQNSSGETVTSVVSVSPALPKKERRYRKKRSRSHQEEKPPEIPAKAPIEDKTRKPKLLKPQPRKVVLPRIVEENLTYAELDLVKPIPEAKASRSGTVYAQILFEEQQL